The DNA window ACGATCTGTTTTTGAGACTTTCCGACGAGAGCTTCTTGTGTTGCCAAACAAGGTGGCCGTTTCGATGAGTTATGAGACAATAAGGGCGGAATCGAGAGGTGGGGAGGGGAATGCTCGTCGAGTATGCACAGGTTTCATACGCATGAACAAAACTTGGATCTCCAAAACTAGGTTCATTGGACTTAAAAAACACCGCCCCATAAGGGGGGGACGGTGATGTTATTGACAATGCTAAGAAGAAAATAGATAAAATCGGATGGAGATCAGGGTGAAAGGACCCATCTTCGAGCCGCAACCCGGTTAGGGCGATGCTACCTCATCTCGGACCTACCCGGAGGAGGAGAAAAGGCACTTGAGTATCTACGGTCAAAACATTGCCCAGCTTTTATTGCTAGGTATTTTCTTTTGGTTCGACATTATACAGTAGACCTCATTAGTCTCAAAAACGATACTTTTTAAGAAGTATTTCAACGAAAGAATGGTGAAACTTATCCAAAACCGCCATCATCGTCAGAGGTGAAATCGAATGAATCTGAAACGACAACTTGTTCGCGCCTTTTGCTTGGCACTCTTATCAGCTGTTGCGTTTGGTTTAACTGCATTTCTTGTAAGTGCACACAGAGTCACCCGATTTGATGATACGGTCATGTCGTGGATTCAAAGCTTTAAGTCACCAACCTTGACAAGGATGATGGAATTTTTTACTTGGATTGGTTCAGGAATGGTGATCACCATATTATCGATCCTTACACTATTGATTTTGTCGAAAGTAATCCAACATCGATCGGAATTGGTTCTGTATGTTGTCGTGGTGGCTGGGGCGGGGATTTTGAATCAAATTTTAAAGAGTTTGTTCCACCGGGCTCGGCCCAGCCTGCACCGACTGATTGAGGCAAGAGGATTTAGCTTCCCAAGCGGTCATTCCATGGAGGCGGTCGCCTTTTACGGTATTCTGTCATTTCTCCTCTGGCGGTATATCCCAAGCAGCTTTGGAAGGGGACTCCTGCTTTTTATGAGTACCATCATGATTCTTGCGATAGGTACAAGCCGTATTTATTTGGGAGTTCATTACCCCAGCGATATTATTGGCGGATACTTCGCCAGCGGATGTTGGCTTGCAGCGGCGATTTGGTCCTATCAGCGTTATCGGGAAAAACAGTATGAAAAAAAGACCAGGTAAAAATGACTTTACTAGTTTACGGGCTCCAATTTCCCAGTAAAGCAGTTGGCTGTCCGGTCGATATGTCAAAAGAAGCAGTTGATGTCATTGAACAACGGTTTGACGATATTGACAAACGCTTAGAACGCATTGAGCGACAAGCCGAGGACGTTGTCGAGCGGCTAAACACCATTAAGAAAGATCTATGTCCCATATGGGTTTACCCTAACTTCCAGTGGAAGGAAACGGGAAACCCGGTTTGGTCGCCCTGGCGAAGGCTTATTATTTCGTGTTTCCATTAACATGGTAAATGGAGAAAAGTTATAGAGGAAGGGGAAGCGTGGTTCCCGCCAAGGATTTAGTAGTGATTCCCAACGCGTCGGTTGTTCCGTTGGATCCCATGTCGGAACCACCACGGATTACTCACAAAATCATACTTCCCCCGCTCAACCTGATAATCGAGGAGAAAGGTACATCTTGCTCGATCCACCTAACCGAACACAGGAGTGGCAGATGCTCTTACGTCCGCTGTGGCAAAAAGGAGGGAAAGAGAGAAGATCATTTGTCCACGTTGCCACTCGGAGGCCCGTTCGCCAGTACGGGGAAGGTGACAAGGTGTGTTTTCCGGTGGCTTGTAGGTCCGGTCTCGGCCGGTATCGTGATCACGACACAGTAGGTGAGTTTTACACTATTTGGTTATATCGAGGGGATCAGTTTCAGTGAGCCTACATGAGGAGAAAACGGATAAAAAAAACCGAACCGTCCCTTTGTCTTTGTCCACCGTCCCTTTTCTTGTTTCCATCGTGGGATTGATCGCTGCATTAAAATTTATAAAAATCCCTTTGTATTCTGGACTAGTAGCGGGATGGCTGACAGCCGTATTGATATCCCTCTTCCATGGAGGGACATTTAGGTCAGTGGTTCGCGCGACATCTCAAGGGATGAAGAGCACTTTCTTCGTTGTCGCCATTCTCTTGCTAATTGCTGGGGTCATCTCAGTATGGCTTGCTTCTGGGACGGTCCCGGCCATGATTTGCTATGGGATACAATTGATTCACCCCAATTTTCTTGTTGTGACCGCTTTTTTACTAGCAGCGGTCTCGTCGATGGTTCTGGGCTCTTCTGTAGCGACCCTATCCACCATGGGGGTTGCTATTGCGGAGATAGCACAAGTTTTTAATCTATCCCCCGCACTCATCGGAGGTGCACTCATCTCCGGTGCAATGGTTGGGGATCGCACATCACCCGTTTCAGGAACGTTTCACTTGGTTGCCCATATGACGGAAACCAAAGCGGAAGAGAATTACAAACCAATGTGGCAGACGGGAATACCAATGATCGTCTTATGTATCCTTCTCTTCATTTACCTTGGGTACGGCAAAGCTTCCGGGAGTCTTCATCCCATGAGCCATCCCTTACTGAAAGAATTAATCCTACATTTTCAAATGCCCTGGTACGTGTTGATCCCTCCTATTCTGGTGCTCATATTGGCTATGTTTCGTGTTTCTATCCTGCTGAATCTCGGGATCGGCATCATATTGGGGACC is part of the Polycladomyces subterraneus genome and encodes:
- a CDS encoding phosphatase PAP2 family protein, which encodes MNLKRQLVRAFCLALLSAVAFGLTAFLVSAHRVTRFDDTVMSWIQSFKSPTLTRMMEFFTWIGSGMVITILSILTLLILSKVIQHRSELVLYVVVVAGAGILNQILKSLFHRARPSLHRLIEARGFSFPSGHSMEAVAFYGILSFLLWRYIPSSFGRGLLLFMSTIMILAIGTSRIYLGVHYPSDIIGGYFASGCWLAAAIWSYQRYREKQYEKKTR
- a CDS encoding Na+/H+ antiporter NhaC family protein, whose product is MSLHEEKTDKKNRTVPLSLSTVPFLVSIVGLIAALKFIKIPLYSGLVAGWLTAVLISLFHGGTFRSVVRATSQGMKSTFFVVAILLLIAGVISVWLASGTVPAMICYGIQLIHPNFLVVTAFLLAAVSSMVLGSSVATLSTMGVAIAEIAQVFNLSPALIGGALISGAMVGDRTSPVSGTFHLVAHMTETKAEENYKPMWQTGIPMIVLCILLFIYLGYGKASGSLHPMSHPLLKELILHFQMPWYVLIPPILVLILAMFRVSILLNLGIGIILGTLFSVTLQEDSWLSVLRSLWLGYDFQVNGQVLLHGGGIWPMFNEVLLIVAAGALNGVMEDSGMLHTIVASLLRRVRSKSGLIGVTVLLSISMSLLACNQSLSVIVPGRTLRSKFEKLGVPPRYLVRSLADSGVVVSPLIPWNLHGILCSTAMGIPTLVYFPYAFFLWGLPIITLLLAFRPRRFPSNDFGMGVRCQPKSGHRTDGRRKGGYDESG